Part of the Henckelia pumila isolate YLH828 chromosome 2, ASM3356847v2, whole genome shotgun sequence genome is shown below.
ttctttcttgctcatattttataattaaattcatataccatacgccttaaggtagaaaaagaattaaggctgtgctgggtgtcgttaaaggagcttgtgcagaaaccatctgtttcTACTGCGTGGTTGGAAtatgaggagcacttcgtaaaactcggcaggtatgactcGACGAtactatggtcaaagaggtatttgaatttaattcatcttacggaagcatattggaccctaatccagagtatatcggctggaaaccttgcgtaaccgatAGTTCTGACTTGCCTGAACAggttcgataggtaaaacaatgTCACATACAAAGGATTAAATGTTAAACACTTTGTTAAGACAAATTTAaggaccactagggagttgaaaaaaagaaatttgagTGTAAAGAGttaaaaggaagaaatatttgagtttaagaattttaaaataatttaacctTATCTTAATTGAAGAAATCTTATTTTAAAGTCGTGTGTGTGTACGTGTGTATTACTTTATCCAAAAGAAAACGTCAATGAAATGTATTGGTACACAGCCACGTGCCACGTATTGAAACCCATGCAAGCTCGAAAACTGACGCGTGCTCATTCCTCCCAGACTACAAATCCATGAGCCACaatatttcctcaaaattaatcCCCAATCATGCAAGCGACGAGAATCGATCAGAAATCCCCCGAATATCAGCCGCAGAGGCTGAGGGAGAAGAAAGTGAGAGATTTAATGGCTGACATGAAAAGAATTAGGCTGGTGGAGGTTCCTTACACTGCATCTTTGGCTGACACCATGAACGCCTTGATGGCCAACAGGGTCTCCGCCGTGCCCGTGGCGGCGCCTCCGGGTCACTGGATCGGAGCTGGTGGTTCCATGATCTTGGAGTCCGATAAGCAGACCGGGGCCGCCAGGAAACACTACATAGGGATGGTGACTCTGCTGGATGTTCTGTCTCATATTGCTGTGAATCACGTTGACCAGGCCGGAGAATTCGAGCGGAAGATGATGCAGGTTCCCGTTTCTTCCATTATAGGCCATTGCCTCGAGAGTCTCAGTCTTTGGACGCTTAACTCTAATACTGGGTTTGTTCTCGACTTCAATTAATTTTGATAATTAAGCTTGAGATATTCATATAGATGGTGAATTGAACAGGCCAGCCGTTCAAGCCATGATTCATTATATTGCTCTATCATATTCATGTTTGAAATgacaaatattaaattaattataagttGAAAATGGTTCCCAAGTGTACGTTTCTCataaaagcatatatatatatataattggggGTGGTAATTATTGAGTTGGTTTTGATTGTTTTGTACTAAATCAGCATATTGGACTGTATGGAAGTCCTAAGCAAAGGAATTCACCGAGCTTTAATTCCAGTGGACAGCAACATGGAAAACGTAGCAGCAGGAGTGGAGCTGGTTGAATGCGCATTCAGCTATAGAATGCTGACCCAAATGGATCTGCTCAAGTTCTTGAAAGCACACGAGTCTGAGCTTAAAGGTATTATGGGTCGACCCGTGAGACAACTCGGAGCCGTGAGTGATATCGTTTTCGGGGTTACCGACCAAACCAAAGTGATCCATGCCATTAAGTGCATGAATATGGCATCACTTAATGCTGTGCCCATCATTGAAGCTACGATGGATATCGAGGAGGATCGTAGCCAGCTTATTAATGTAAGCCATCTACATTAATTTGACAACTGatcatttctttttttttcctatATTTACAGTGCCTAATTTTGACTTGCTCTGTTTGGCTCTATTTCAGGGGAAAGATAGGAAACTTGTGGGAACATTCTCATCAACTGATCTCCGAGTATGCCCATTATCGCAGC
Proteins encoded:
- the LOC140884662 gene encoding SNF1-related protein kinase regulatory subunit gamma-like PV42a, with translation MQATRIDQKSPEYQPQRLREKKVRDLMADMKRIRLVEVPYTASLADTMNALMANRVSAVPVAAPPGHWIGAGGSMILESDKQTGAARKHYIGMVTLLDVLSHIAVNHVDQAGEFERKMMQVPVSSIIGHCLESLSLWTLNSNTGILDCMEVLSKGIHRALIPVDSNMENVAAGVELVECAFSYRMLTQMDLLKFLKAHESELKGIMGRPVRQLGAVSDIVFGVTDQTKVIHAIKCMNMASLNAVPIIEATMDIEEDRSQLINGKDRKLVGTFSSTDLRVCPLSQLESCLHLNIIDFIEKLSETPLHKACNMKNSTKELITCHPESPLQEVLDKAINNCVHRVWVLDEQGMLAGLVSLTDIIHAIRVWMLSEPA